One Polyangia bacterium DNA segment encodes these proteins:
- a CDS encoding FAD-dependent oxidoreductase produces the protein MHVLICGGGVIGASVAYFLTCRGVKATVIESTGLACAASGKSGGFLARDWCDGSPLAPLARRSFALHAELAEKIAGDWGYRRLDTYGGFAGVSRHRGTYALSWLSDAVTVTQALGSPETTAQVHPGLFTTAMMRAAEAQGAELRHGRVSGIIKREGRATGVEVDGAVIEGDAIVIAMGPWSILAASWMPLPPVFG, from the coding sequence ATGCATGTGTTGATTTGCGGGGGTGGGGTGATCGGCGCCTCAGTCGCCTATTTCCTAACCTGTCGCGGGGTCAAGGCCACCGTGATCGAAAGCACCGGCCTTGCTTGCGCGGCCTCCGGGAAGTCGGGCGGTTTTTTGGCAAGGGACTGGTGCGACGGCTCGCCGCTGGCGCCGTTAGCGCGGCGCAGCTTTGCGCTGCACGCCGAGCTGGCGGAGAAGATTGCCGGCGATTGGGGATATCGCCGGCTCGATACATATGGGGGTTTTGCCGGGGTTTCGCGCCATCGCGGCACTTATGCGCTAAGCTGGTTGTCCGATGCCGTAACGGTCACTCAGGCCCTGGGTTCGCCCGAGACCACCGCGCAAGTCCATCCGGGCCTATTCACCACCGCGATGATGCGTGCCGCCGAGGCGCAAGGTGCGGAATTGCGGCACGGCCGGGTTAGCGGGATCATTAAGCGCGAGGGCCGCGCGACGGGTGTCGAGGTCGATGGCGCCGTGATCGAAGGCGATGCGATCGTTATTGCGATGGGGCCATGGTCGATCCTGGCCGCCTCATGGATGCCGCTGCCGCCAGTATTCGGG